From the genome of Aspergillus fumigatus Af293 chromosome 1, whole genome shotgun sequence, one region includes:
- a CDS encoding TFIIH/NER complex ATP-dependent 5'-3' DNA helicase subunit RAD3, with the protein MKFMIDDLPVLFPYPRIYPEQYAYMCDLKKTLDAGGHCVLEMPSGTGKTVSLLSLIIAYQQHYPEHRKLIYCSRTMSEIEKALAELKELMKFRSQQLGYTEDFRALGLTSRKNLCLHPSVKREKSGTVVDARCRSLTAGFVKEKKERGEDVELCIYHENLDLLEPHNLVPPGVFTLDGLLKYGEEHKQCPYFSARRMMPYCNVIIYSYHYLLDPKIAERVSRELSKDCIVVFDEAHNIDNVCIEALSIDITEDSLRKATRGANNLERKISEMKSSDAEKLQNEYSKLVEGLREAEQARDEDQFIANPVLPDDLLKEAVPGNIRRAEHFVAFLKRFIEYLKTRMKVTHTISETPPSFLTHVKDLTFIERKPLRFCAERLTSLVRTLELINIEDYQPLQEVATFATLVSTYDKGFLLILEPFESETATVPNPVLHFTCLDAAIAIKPVFDRFSSVIITSGTLSPLEMYPKMLGFPTVLQESYTMTLARRSFLPMIVTRGSDQAQISSSFQIRNDPGVVRNYGNIVLEFSRITPDGIVVFFPSYLYMESIISMWQGMGILDSIWNYKLILVETPDAQESSLALETYRTACCNGRGAILFCVARGKVSEGIDFDHHYGRAVLCIGVPFQYTESRILKARLEFLRENYRIRENDFLSFDAMRHAAQCLGRVLRGKDDYGIMVLADRRFQKKRNQLPKWISQAMLESETNLSTDMAVATAKNFLRTMAQPFKAKDQEGISTWSLADIERHREKQMLEEERVRREAVANGRATNGTHNGASAAADEFDDDIDEDLMMLDAQ; encoded by the exons ATGAAATTCATGATCGA TGATCTCCCCGTCCTGTTTCCTTATCCACGTATATACCCCGAACAATATGCCTACATGTGTGATCTCAAAAAGACCCTCGACGCCGGGGGCCACTGCGTCCTGGAGATGCCATCGGGCACAGGAAAGACCGTTTCGCTACTGTCGTTGATCATagcatatcagcagcattaTCCGGAACACAGAAAGCTCATCTACTGCTCTCGAACAATGTCCGAAATTGAAAAGGCGCTGGCTGAGTTGAAGGAGCTGATGAAGTTTCGTTCCCAGCAGCTGGGATATACGGAAGATTTTCGAGCTTTAGGTCTTACCAGTCGAAAAAATTTGTGCCTGCATCCGTCGGTGAAACGAGAGAAAAGTGGCACTGTCGTGGACGCGAGGTGCAGAAGTTTGACGGCCGGTTTTGttaaagaaaagaaggagagaggCGAAGATGTCGAGCTATGCATCTATCATGAG AACCTCGACCTTCTCGAACCGCATAACCTCGTTCCTCCTGGCGTCTTCACTTTAGATGGGCTTTTGAAATACGGAGAGGAACACAAGCAATGTCCTTATTTTTCCGCCCGGCGCATG ATGCCTTATTGCAACGTCATTATCTATTCCTATCATTACCTCCTCGATCCTAAAATCGCGGAGAGAGTGTCACGAGAACTTTCCAAGGACTGCATAGTAGTATTCGATGAAGCACACAACATCGACAACGTATGTATTGAAGCGCTGAGCATCGATATCACCGAAGACTCGTTACGGAAAGCTACGCGGGGCGCAAATAACTTGGAGCGAAAAATCTCCGAGATGAAGAGTTCCGACGCAGAGAAACTACAAAACGAATATTCAAAGCTCGTCGAAGGTTTGAGAGAAGCGGAGCAAGCGAGAGACGAAGACCAGTTCATCGCAAATCCAGTTCTACCAGATGACTTGCTCAAGGAAGCTGTGCCAGGTAATATACGACGGGCGGAGCACTTTGTTGCCTTCCTCAAGCGCTTCATAGAATATCTCAAAACTCGAATGAAAGTCACCCATACTATATCCGAAACGCCACCGTCGTTCTTGACACACGTCAAGGACCTTACTTTCATCGAGCGAAAGCCTCTACGGTTCTGCGCCGAACGCCTTACTTCACTAGTGCGAACACTAGAGCTTATTAACATTGAGGATTATCAACCGTTACAAGAAGTTGCAACGTTCGCGACTTTAGTCTCGACATATGATAAAGGGTTCCTGTTGATTCTCGAACCATTCGAGTCGGAAACAGCCACGGTACCGAATCCAGTACTGCACTTCACTTGCTTGGACGCCGCTATTGCGATCAAGCCCGTCTTCGATCGGTTCAGTtccgtcatcatcacttCTGGAACACTCTCGCCGCTTGAGATGTATCCGAAGATGCTCGGCTTCCCCACCGTCCTGCAAGAGTCGTACACTATGACACTTGCCCGCCGGTCTTTCCTGCCTATGATCGTGACACGGGGCTCAGACCAGGCCCAGATTTCGTCTTCATTCCAGATCCGAAATGATCCTGGCGTCGTGCGCAACTACGGAAATATTGTGTTGGAATTCTCACGCATCACACCTGACGGTATTGTagtcttctttccatcttaTCTATACATGGAGTCGATCATCAGCATGTGGCAAGGAATGGGTATCCTAGACTCAATATGGAACTATAAATTGATCCTCGTTGAGACCCCTGACGCACAAGAATCATCGCTCGCCTTGGAGACCTACCGAACAGCATGCTGCAATGGGCGTGGTGCCATCTTGTTTTGTGTCGCTCGAGGGAAGGTCTCCGAAGGTATCGATTTTGACCATCATTACGGTCGTGCGGTATTGTGTATTGGAGTTCCTTTTCAGTACACGGAATCTCGGATTTTGAAAGCCCGCCTTGAATTTCTACGCGAGAATTATCGAATACGAGAGAATGACTTCTTATCGTTCGACGCTATGAGACACGCAGCGCAGTGCCTGGGTCGTGTCTTGCGTGGCAAGGACGACTACGGAATCATGGTGCTAGCTGATCGTCGATTccagaaaaaaaggaacCAACTACCCAAGTGGATCAGTCAGGCCATGCTGGAAAGTGAAACAAACCTGAGTACGGATATGGCTGTGGCTACTGCCAAGAACTTCTTGCGTACAATGGCCCAGCCGTTCAAGGCCaaggatcaagaaggaatTTCTACATGGAGCTTGGCCGACATAGAACGGCATCGCGAGAagcagatgctggaagaagaaagagtgCGAAGAGAAGCGGTCGCCAATGGACGGGCCACGAACGGTACTCATAACGGTGCTTCTGCCGCCGCAGACGAATTTGACGACGATATAGACGAAGACCTCATGATGTTGGATGCACAGTAA
- a CDS encoding DNA-directed RNA polymerase I core subunit RPA190, translating into MATFARPVASSISGIEFGVYSDEDIKSISVKRIHNTPTLDSFNNPVPGGLYDPALGAWGDHVCTTCRQNSWSCTGHPGHIELPVRVYNVTFFDQLYRLLRAQCVYCHRFQMARVQINAYVCKLRLLQYGLVDEVEAIEAMGTGQGNKKKSAKDADDSGSEEEDDDDLVARRNAYVKKVIREAHAAGRLKGIMSGAKNPMAAEQRRTLVKQFFKDLVSIKKCSSCSGISPSYRRDRFSKIFRKPLPEKSRLAMVQAGFQAPNSLILLQQAKKFDMKTKESMANGISDTANAVSESHGAEEEVARGNAVVAQAESKKSAAGDAGQYMPSPEVHAAMVLLFEKEKEILSLIYNSRPLPKKEAKVSPDMFFIKNILVPPNKYRPAAPQGPGEIMEAQQNTPFTQILKNCDIINQISKERQNAGADSVTRMRDYRDLLHAIVQLQDTVNGLIDKERGASGPAAGQAANGIKQILEKKEGLFRKNMMGKRVNFAARSVISPDPNIETNEIGVPLVFAKKLTYPEPVTNHNFWEMKQAVINGPDKYPGATAIENELGQVTNLKFKSLDERTALANQLLAPSNWRMKGARNKKVYRHLTTGDVVLMNRQPTLHKPSIMGHKARVLANERVIRMHYANCNTYNADFDGDEMNMHFPQNELARAEAMMLADADHQYLVATSGKPLRGLIQDHISMGTWFTCRDTFFDEEDYHELLYSCLRPENSHTVTERIQLVEPTLLKPKRLWTGKQVITTILKNIMPPGRAGLNLKSKSSTPGDRWGEGNEEGTVIFKDGEMLCGILDKKQIGPTAGGLIDAIHEVYGHTIAGRLISILGRLLTRYLNMRAFTCGIDDLRLTKEGDRLRKEKLSQAASIGREVALKYVTLDQTTVPDQDAELRRRLEDVLRDDDKQSGLDSVSNARTAKLSTEITQACLPKGLAKPFPWNQMQSMTISGAKGSSVNANLISCNLGQQVLEGRRVPVMISGKTLPSFRAFDTHPMAGGYVCGRFLTGIKPQEYYFHAMAGREGLIDTAVKTSRSGYLQRCLIKGMEGLRAEYDTSVRESSDGSIVQFLYGEDGLDITKQVHLKDFDFLTSNYVSIMQSVNLTSDFHNLEKDEVTAWHKDAMKKVRKTGKVDAMDPVLSVYHPGGNLGSTSEAFSQALKKYEDTNPDKLLRDKKKNIDGLISKKAFNTLMNMKYLKSVVDPGEAVGIVASQSIGEPSTQMTLNTFHLAGHSAKNVTLGIPRLREIVMTASAHIMTPTMTLILNEELSKEHSERFAKAISKLSIAEVIDKVKVKERIATAGSRFKVYDVEIALFPAEEYTKEYAITTKDVQNTLQNKFIPKLVKLTRAELKRRNDEKSLKSFSTAQPEIGVSVGVIEEGPRGPDREVEPAQDDDEDDEDDAKRARSGQNRSNQVSYEGPEQEEIDMVRQQDAVEDDEDEDESGEDRRQDSDVDMDDSDEETDEETKDTKLREEDIKGKYGEVTQFKFNPSKGTSCVVQLQYDISTPKLLLLPLVEEAARSAVIQSIPGLGNCTYVEADPVKGEPAHVITEGVNLLAMRDYQDIIKPHSIYTNSIHHMLMLYGVEAARASIVREMSDVFQGHSISVDNRHLNLIGDVMTQSGGFRAFNRNGLVKDSSSPLAKMSFETTVGFLKDAVIERDFDNLKSPSSRIVAGRSGMVGTGAFDVLAPVA; encoded by the exons ATGGCGACATTTGCACGGCCTGTAGCCTCGTCAATTTCGGGCATTGAATTCGGAGTCTATTCGGATGAAGATATCAAGTCCATTTCCGTAAAGCGAATTCACAATACCCCGACTTTGGACTCTTTTAATAATCCTGTCCCTGGTGGTTTATACGATCCGGCTCTGGGTGCTTGGGGAGATCATGT CTGCACGACCTGCCGTCAGAATTCGTGGTCTTGTACTGGCCATCCTGGACATATTGAGCTTCCTGTTCGCGTTTACAATGTCACTTTCTTCGATCAGTTATACCGACTACTTAGAGCGCAATGTGTTTACTGCCATCGTTTCCAGATGGCGCGAGTTCAGATCAACGCCTATGTGTGCAAGCTACGACTCCTACAATACGGACTAGTCGACGAAGTTGAGGCCATAGAGGCGATGGGGACTGGTCAAggaaacaagaagaagtcTGCAAAGGACGCCGATGATTCAGGcagcgaggaagaagacgacgatgaccTCGTCGCTCGCAGAAATGCATATGTCAAGAAGGTAATTCGGGAGGCACATGCTGCCGGCAGACTGAAGGGTATTATGTCTGGTGCGAAGAATCCCATGGCTGCGGAGCAGAGACGCACTTTGGTCAAGCAGTTCTTCAAGGATCTTGTTAGCATCAAAAaatgcagcagctgcagcgg AATTTCACCTAGTTACCGGAGAGATCGTTTCTCGAAGATTTTCCGGAAGCCTCTGCCTGAGAAGTCTAGATTAGCTATGGTACAGGCTGGATTCCAAGCGCCCAACTCCCTtattcttctccagcaggCCAAGAAGTTTGATATGAAGACAAAAGAGTCGATGGCCAATGGCATTTCTGATACGGCTAATGCAGTTTCAGAATCACATGgtgctgaggaagaagttgcTCGCGGCAATGCCGTCGTTGCACAAGCGGAAAGCAAGAAGTCAGCAGCTGGCGATGCTGGACAATATATGCCTTCGCCAGAAGTGCACGCTGCCATGGTACTGCTCttcgagaaggagaaagagatccTGAGCCTTATATACAACTCTCGACCGCTTCCCAAAAAGGAAGCTAAAGTCAGCCCGGACATGTTcttcatcaagaacatcctGGTACCACCGAATAAATATCGACCAGCTGCCCCTCAAGGTCCTGGTGAGATTATGGAAGCACAACAAAACACCCCGTTCACCCAAATTCTGAAGAACTGTGACATCATTAATCAGATCAGCAAGGAAAGACAGAATGCTGGTGCCGATTCAGTCACTCGAATGCGTGATTACCGCGACCTTCTTCATGCTATCGTACAGCTTCAAGATACCGTTAACGGGTTGATTGACAAGGAGAGAGGCGCATCGGGCCCGGCAGCAGGCCAAGCCGCCAACGGTATCAAGCAGATCttggaaaagaaggagggtCTGTTCAGAAAGAACATGATGGGTAAACGTGTCAATTTTGCTGCTCGAAGTGTTATTTCTCCTGACCCCAATATTGAAACGAACGAAATTGGTGTTCCACTGGTCTTCGCGAAAAAGCTCACTTATCCAGAGCCTGTGACGAATCACAACTTTTGGGAAATGAAGCAGGCAGTCATTAATGGTCCCGACAAATATCCGGGTGCCACTGCGATTGAGAACGAATTGGGCCAAGTGACCAACCTCAAGTTCAAGAGTCTCGATGAGCGAACAGCTTTGGCCAATCAGTTGCTGGCACCGTCGAATTGGCGCATGAAGGGAGCACGTAACAAGAAGGTCTACCGTCACCTCACCACTGGCGATGTCGTCCTCATGAACCGGCAGCCTACCCTTCACAAGCCGTCCATCATGGGTCATAAGGCTCGTGTGCTGGCCAATGAGAGAGTCATTCGCATGCACTACGCTAATTGTAACACCTATAATGCCGACTTCGATGGTGACGAAATGAATATGCATTTCCCTCAGAACGAACTTGCTCGAGCTGAAGCTATGATGCTTGCAGACGCCGACCACCAATATCTTGTGGCAACATCTGGCAAGCCTTTGAGAGGGTTGATTCAAGATCACATCTCGATGGGAACGTGGTTCACATGTCGAGACACATTTtttgacgaggaggattATCATGAGCTGCTCTATAGCTGTCTCAGGCCTGAGAACTCTCATACTGTCACAGAACGGATTCAGCTTGTGGAGCCTACTCTGTTGAAACCAAAGCGTCTCTGGACTGGAAAGCAAGTAATTACGACTATTCTCAAAAACATCATGCCTCCGGGAAGAGCTGGTCTCAACCTGAAGAGCAAGTCTTCCACTCCTGGAGACAGATGGGGTGAGGGCAACGAGGAAGGCACTGTGATCTTCAAAGACGGCGAGATGCTATGTGGTATTCTCGATAAGAAGCAAATCGGCCCTACGGCTGGCGGTCTTATCGATGCCATCCATGAGGTCTACGGCCACACCATTGCCGGACGGCTGATCAGTATTCTCGGACGGCTCTTGACAAGATATTTGAACATGCGTGCATTCACTTGTGGTATCGATGATCTTCGACTGACCAAGGAAGGTGATCGTCTCCGTAAAGAGAAGCTTAGTCAAGCTGCCAGCATCGGTCGGGAGGTCGCTCTCAAGTACGTGACTCTCGACCAAACCACAGTCCCTGATCAAGATGCCGAACTGCGCCGGAGATTGGAAGACGTTCTTCGGGACGATGATAAGCAAAGTGGTTTGGACAGTGTCTCGAACGCTCGGACGGCTAAGCTCTCTACCGAGATCACTCAGGCTTGCCTTCCAAAAGGCTTGGCCAAGCCTTTCCCGTGGAATCAGATGCAGTCTATGACTATCTCTGGAGCTAAGGGTTCGAGTGTCAACGCGAACCTTATTTCTTGCAACCTGGGACAGCAGGTTTTGGAAGGTCGACGTGTACCTGTTATGATCAGTGGCAAGACCTTGCCATCCTTCAGGGCCTTTGATACTCACCCTATGGCCGGCGGTTATGTTTGCGGCCGTTTCTTGACTGGTATCAAGCCTCAGGAGTACTACTTCCATGCTATGGCGGGTCGAGAAGGTCTTATCGATACTGCCGTCAAAACCTCTAGATCTGGTTATCTGCAGCGCTGTCTGATTAAGGGTATGGAAGGTCTGAGAGCCGAGTACGATACATCTGTCCGCGAGTCTTCCGATGGGTCCATCGTTCAATTCTTGTACGGAGAGGATGGACTTGATATCACAAAGCAAGTGCACCTCAAGGACTTCGATTTCCTGACTTCCAATTATGTCTCTATCATGCAGTCTGTCAACCTTACAAGTGACTTCCATAATTTGGAGAAGGATGAGGTGACAGCCTGGCACAAGGATGCCATGAAGAAGGTCCGTAAGACAGGAAAAGTAGACGCTATGGACCCGGTGCTGTCCGTCTACCACCCCGGAGGAAACCTGGGTAGTACATCCGAAGCATTCTCGCAGGCACTCAAGAAG TACGAGGACACGAACCCTGACAAACTTCTtcgagacaagaagaagaatatcgACGGTCTCATCAGTAAGAAGGCATTCAATACTTTGATGAACATGAAATATCTCAAGTCTGTTGTCGATCCTGGCGAAGCAGTCGGTATCGTTGCTAGTCAGTCTATTGGAGAGCCGTCAACCCAGATGACCCTGAACACTTTCCATTTGGCTGGTCACTCGGCAAAGAACGTGACGCTGGGTATTCCCCGTCTGCGTGAAATTGTCATGACTGCAAGCGCTCACATCATGACGCCTACAATGACGCTGATCTTGAATGAAGAATTGTCAAAGGAACATTCGGAGAGATTTGCAAAGGCCATCAGCAAGCTCAGTATTGCGGAGGTGATCGACAAGGTTAAAGTCAAGGAGAGAATTGCCACAGCCGGTTCACGCTTTAAGGTCTACGACGTCGAGATTGCCTTATTCCCAGCAGAGGAATACACGAAAGAGTATGCGATCACAACCAAGGATGTCCAAAACACTCTGCAGAACAAATTCATTCCCAAGCTTGTTAAGCTTACCAGAGCCGAGCTCAAGAGACGTAATGACGAGAAGTCGTTGAAGAGCTTCTCTACGGCCCAGCCTGAGATTGGTGTCTCTGTGGGTGTCATCGAGGAAGGGCCGCGAGGACCCGACCGCGAGGTCGAACCTGCAcaagacgatgatgaggacgatgaagacgacgccAAGCGGGCGAGGAGCGGCCAGAACCGGTCGAACCAGGTCTCGTACGAAGGTCccgagcaggaagaaatAGACATGGTCCGGCAGCAGGATGCTgtagaagatgatgaagatgaagacgaaaGTGGCGAGGACCGTCGCCAGGATTCTGACGTCGACATGGACGACTCCGACGAAGAAACAGACGAGGAGACGAAAGACACCAAATTGCGCGAGGAGGACATTAAGGGCAAATATGGCGAAGTCACACAGTTCAAGTTCAACCCCAGCAAAGGCACATCATGCGTTGTGCAGCTGCAGTATGACATCTCCACCcccaagctcctcctcctgcctCTGGTCGAAGAGGCCGCTCGCAGCGCCGTCATCCAGTCTATCCCTGGCCTCGGCAACTGCACGTATGTGGAGGCGGACCCAGTCAAGGGCGAGCCTGCACATGTCATCACCGAGGGTGTCAACCTGCTTGCCATGCGCGATTAccaggatatcatcaagcCTCACTCCATCTATACCAACTCGATCCATCATATGCTCATGCTCTACGGTGTCGAGGCCGCGCGCGCATCTATCGTGCGAGAAATGTCCGACGTTTTCCAGGGCCACAGTATCTCCGTCGACAACCGCCATCTGAACCTGATTGGTGATGTGATGACCCAGTCTGGTGGTTTCCGCGCCTTCAACCGCAACGGTCTCGTCAAGGATAGCTCGTCACCTCTGGCCAAGATGAGTTTCGAGACCACCGTCGGGTTCCTGAAGGATGCTGTGATCGAGAGGGACTTCGATAACCTTAAGAgccccagcagcaggatcGTGGCAGGTCGGTCTGGCATGGTTGGCACGGGCGCCTTCGACGTGCTTGCTCCTGTCGCATGA